In Carettochelys insculpta isolate YL-2023 chromosome 21, ASM3395843v1, whole genome shotgun sequence, a single genomic region encodes these proteins:
- the SLC31A2 gene encoding protein SLC31A2, translating to MQMHFFFSDQVVLLFDFWNIHSPAGMVLSVLVVLLLAVLYEVLKISKTKLLRRTLLAIPRSVSQQSLREPDSGSVNSNLGQQSTSSKRWFLYHVSQSLFYLAQVVTGYLVMLVVMSYNVWIFLGVIVGSALGYYLAYPVLNAR from the exons ATGCACTTCTTCTTCTCAGACCAGGTGGTCCTTTTGTTTGACTTCTGGAATATCCACAGCCCAGCAG GGATGGTGCTCTCCGTGCTGGTTGTTCTGCTGCTAGCAGTGCTGTATGAAGTCCTCAAGATCAGCAAAACCAAACTCCTTCGCCGGACGCTCCTGGCCATCCCCAGGAGCGTCAGTCAGCAGTCACTCAGGGAGCCAGATAGCGGGTCTGTCAACTCAAACCTGGGGCAGCAAAGCACCAGCTCCAAAAG GTGGTTTCTTTACCACGTCAGCCAGTCTCTGTTCTACTTGGCCCAGGTGGTGACTGGTTATCTGGTGATGCTGGTGGTCATGTCCTACAACGTTTGGATCTTCCTGGGGGTGATCGTGGGTTCCGCCCTGGGTTACTACCTGGCCTACCCGGTGCTCAACGCAAGATAG